In Streptomyces canus, one DNA window encodes the following:
- a CDS encoding serine/threonine-protein kinase, with amino-acid sequence MRPVGSKYFLEEPLGRGATGTVWRARQRETAGAEAAVPGQPGETVAIKVLKEELASDPDIVMRFLRERSVLMRLTHPNIVRVRDLVVEGDLLALVMDLVEGPDLHRYLRENGPFSPVGAALITAQIADALAASHADGVVHRDLKPANVLLRQYGGQMHPLLTDFGIARLADSPGLTRTQEFVGTPAYIAPESAEGRPQTSAVDIYGAGILLYELVTGRPPFSGGSALEVLHQHLSAEPRRPSTVPDPLWTVIERCLSKNPARRPSAENLARGLRVVAEGIGVHANSAQIAAADNVGALLLPDPAPAAVPDAPGAADPTQVLQHGAGVQGAFDPNAATSFLPHTGPGNPVGAADPTAVLPNRGAADPTAVMPPVPPGRPGQGQYGQQGQQGQQPGGPEEPHPWQNQLRAARDRNEQTQVQYLDPNEDPLRRRPQRQVARPEQQQPQRQQRPPQRPPQDGGYGRRQQPQPQQYAPQQQPQRYAPPPQPERPAREPRQPRQRSANPMKIPGLGCLKGCLFTIVILFVASWLIWELSPLQDWIGTGKSYWQQLGDMIDTVSGWISDLGSKSSGQ; translated from the coding sequence GTGCGGCCGGTAGGCAGCAAGTACTTCCTCGAGGAGCCGCTCGGACGCGGTGCCACGGGGACCGTGTGGCGAGCCCGCCAGCGGGAGACCGCGGGCGCCGAGGCCGCCGTGCCGGGACAGCCCGGCGAGACCGTCGCGATCAAGGTCCTCAAGGAGGAGCTCGCGAGCGACCCGGACATCGTGATGCGGTTTCTGCGCGAGCGCTCCGTCCTGATGCGGCTGACCCACCCGAACATCGTGCGGGTGCGTGACCTGGTCGTCGAAGGCGATCTGCTCGCCCTGGTCATGGACCTCGTCGAGGGCCCCGACCTGCACCGCTATCTGCGCGAGAACGGCCCCTTCAGCCCCGTCGGGGCCGCCTTGATCACCGCCCAGATCGCCGACGCCCTCGCCGCCAGCCACGCCGACGGGGTGGTCCACCGCGACCTCAAGCCCGCCAACGTGCTGCTGCGGCAGTACGGCGGCCAGATGCACCCCCTCCTGACCGACTTCGGTATCGCGCGTCTCGCGGACTCCCCGGGCCTGACCCGGACGCAGGAATTCGTCGGCACGCCCGCGTACATCGCTCCCGAGTCCGCCGAGGGCCGCCCGCAGACCTCCGCGGTCGACATCTACGGCGCAGGCATCCTGCTGTACGAGCTGGTCACCGGCCGTCCGCCGTTCTCCGGCGGCTCCGCCCTGGAAGTCCTGCACCAGCACCTGAGCGCCGAACCGCGCCGTCCCTCCACGGTCCCCGACCCGCTGTGGACGGTCATAGAGCGCTGCCTGAGCAAGAACCCGGCCCGGCGTCCCAGCGCCGAGAACCTCGCGCGCGGGCTCCGGGTCGTCGCCGAGGGCATCGGCGTGCACGCGAACTCCGCGCAGATCGCCGCCGCGGACAACGTCGGCGCGCTGCTGCTGCCCGACCCGGCCCCGGCGGCTGTCCCGGACGCGCCCGGCGCCGCCGACCCGACGCAGGTGCTGCAACACGGCGCGGGCGTCCAGGGCGCCTTCGACCCGAACGCCGCGACCAGCTTCCTGCCGCACACCGGCCCCGGGAACCCCGTCGGCGCCGCCGACCCCACCGCCGTACTCCCCAACCGTGGCGCGGCCGATCCGACCGCCGTCATGCCGCCGGTACCGCCCGGCCGTCCGGGGCAGGGGCAGTACGGGCAGCAGGGACAGCAGGGGCAGCAGCCCGGCGGACCCGAGGAGCCGCACCCCTGGCAGAACCAGCTGCGCGCGGCCCGGGACCGCAACGAACAGACGCAGGTCCAGTACCTCGACCCCAACGAGGACCCGCTGCGCCGCCGCCCGCAGCGGCAGGTCGCCAGGCCGGAGCAACAGCAGCCGCAGCGACAGCAGCGGCCCCCGCAGCGGCCGCCGCAGGACGGCGGTTACGGCCGTCGGCAGCAGCCCCAGCCCCAGCAGTACGCCCCGCAGCAGCAGCCGCAGCGGTACGCGCCCCCGCCGCAGCCCGAGCGCCCCGCGCGCGAACCCCGGCAGCCGCGGCAGCGCAGCGCCAACCCGATGAAGATCCCGGGTCTGGGCTGCCTCAAGGGCTGTCTGTTCACGATCGTCATCCTGTTCGTCGCGAGCTGGCTGATCTGGGAGCTGAGCCCGCTCCAGGACTGGATCGGCACCGGCAAGAGCTACTGGCAGCAGCTCGGCGACATGATCGACACGGTGAGCGGGTGGATCAGCGATCTGGGCAGTAAGTCCTCAGGTCAGTAG
- the ftsX gene encoding permease-like cell division protein FtsX — translation MRAQFVLSEIGVGLRRNLTMTFAVIVSVALSLALFGGSLLMSDQVGAMKGYWYDKVNVSIFLCNKSDAESDPNCAKGAVTDDQKKDILSDLKKMSVVETVAHESQDEAYKHYKEQFGDSPLAASLTPDQMQESYRIKLKDPEKYQVIATAFNGRDGVQSVQDQKGILDNLFTMLNLMNRAALGVMALMLIVALLLIVNTVRVSAFSRRRETGIMRLVGASGFYIQAPFIMEAAVAGAIGGGLACVFLVVGRYFTIDHGMALSSKLNLINFVGWDAVLTKLPLILAASVLMPALAAFFALRKYLKV, via the coding sequence ATGCGCGCCCAGTTCGTACTCTCCGAGATCGGTGTCGGTCTCCGTCGCAACCTCACGATGACGTTCGCCGTCATCGTCTCCGTCGCCCTGTCGCTCGCCCTGTTCGGCGGGTCGCTCCTGATGAGCGACCAGGTCGGCGCCATGAAGGGCTACTGGTACGACAAGGTCAACGTCTCGATCTTCCTCTGCAACAAGAGCGACGCCGAGTCGGACCCCAACTGCGCCAAGGGTGCGGTGACCGACGACCAGAAGAAGGACATCCTCTCCGACCTGAAGAAGATGTCGGTCGTCGAAACGGTCGCCCACGAGTCCCAGGACGAGGCGTACAAGCACTACAAGGAGCAGTTCGGCGACTCCCCGCTGGCTGCCTCCCTCACGCCGGACCAGATGCAGGAGTCGTACCGGATCAAGCTGAAGGACCCGGAGAAGTACCAGGTCATCGCGACCGCGTTCAACGGGCGCGACGGCGTGCAGTCCGTGCAGGACCAGAAGGGCATTCTGGACAACCTCTTCACGATGCTGAACCTGATGAACCGGGCCGCACTGGGTGTCATGGCGCTCATGCTGATCGTCGCCCTGCTGCTGATCGTCAACACGGTGCGTGTCTCGGCGTTCAGCCGTCGGCGGGAGACCGGGATCATGCGGCTCGTGGGCGCCTCGGGCTTCTACATCCAGGCGCCGTTCATCATGGAGGCCGCCGTCGCCGGCGCGATCGGCGGTGGGCTCGCCTGTGTCTTCCTGGTCGTCGGCCGGTACTTCACCATCGACCACGGCATGGCCCTGTCCTCCAAGCTCAACCTGATCAACTTCGTGGGCTGGGACGCCGTACTGACGAAGCTGCCGCTGATCCTCGCGGCGAGTGTGCTGATGCCCGCGTTGGCCGCGTTCTTCGCGCTGCGCAAGTACCTGAAGGTGTGA
- the prfB gene encoding peptide chain release factor 2, whose protein sequence is MAVVDVSEELKSLSSTMESIEAVLDLDKLRADIAVLEEQAAAPSLWDNPDEAQKITSKLSHLQAEVRKADALRSRIDDLSVLFEMAEEEDDPDTLAEAEAELTSVKKALDEMEVRTLLSGEYDSREALVNIRAEAGGVDAADFAEKLQRMYLRWAEQHGYKTEIYETSYAEEAGIKSTTFAVQIPYAYGTLSVEQGTHRLVRISPFDNQGRRQTSFAGVEILPVVEQTDHIEIDESELRVDVYRSSGPGGQGVNTTDSAVRLTHLPTGIVVSCQNERSQIQNKASAMNVLQAKLLERRRQEEQAAMDALKGDGGNSWGNQMRSYVLHPYQMVKDLRTDFEVGNPEAVFNGEIDGFLEAGIRWRKQQEK, encoded by the coding sequence GTGGCAGTCGTCGATGTATCCGAAGAGCTCAAGTCCCTCTCCTCGACCATGGAGTCGATCGAGGCCGTTCTGGACCTCGACAAGCTGAGGGCAGACATCGCCGTGCTCGAGGAGCAGGCGGCCGCGCCGTCCCTGTGGGACAACCCGGACGAGGCGCAGAAGATCACCAGCAAGCTGTCCCACCTCCAGGCCGAGGTCAGGAAGGCCGACGCGCTGCGCAGCCGGATCGACGATCTCTCCGTGCTGTTCGAGATGGCCGAGGAGGAGGACGACCCGGACACCCTCGCCGAGGCCGAGGCGGAGCTGACCTCCGTCAAGAAGGCGCTCGACGAGATGGAGGTCCGTACGCTGCTCAGCGGCGAGTACGACTCCCGCGAGGCGCTGGTCAACATCCGCGCCGAGGCCGGTGGCGTCGACGCCGCCGACTTCGCCGAGAAGCTCCAGCGGATGTACCTGCGGTGGGCGGAGCAGCACGGCTACAAGACCGAGATCTACGAGACGTCGTACGCCGAAGAGGCCGGCATCAAGTCGACCACCTTCGCCGTGCAGATCCCGTACGCCTACGGCACCCTCTCCGTGGAGCAGGGCACCCATCGCCTCGTGCGCATCTCGCCCTTCGACAACCAGGGGCGCCGCCAGACCTCCTTCGCGGGCGTCGAGATCCTCCCCGTGGTCGAGCAGACCGACCACATCGAGATCGACGAGTCCGAGCTGCGGGTGGACGTCTACCGCTCCTCCGGGCCCGGCGGCCAGGGCGTGAACACCACCGACTCCGCGGTGCGCCTCACCCACCTCCCGACCGGCATCGTCGTCTCCTGCCAGAACGAACGCTCGCAGATCCAGAACAAGGCGAGTGCGATGAACGTCCTCCAGGCCAAGCTGCTCGAGCGGCGCCGCCAGGAGGAGCAGGCCGCGATGGACGCCCTCAAGGGCGACGGCGGCAACTCCTGGGGCAACCAGATGCGTTCGTACGTCCTGCACCCCTACCAGATGGTCAAGGACCTGCGCACCGACTTCGAGGTCGGCAATCCCGAGGCTGTGTTCAACGGCGAGATCGACGGCTTCCTGGAGGCCGGGATTCGCTGGCGCAAGCAGCAGGAGAAGTAA
- a CDS encoding serine/threonine-protein kinase: protein MARKIGSRYTANQILGRGSAGTVWLGEGPEGPVAVKLLREDLASDQELVGRFVQERTALLGLEHPHVVSVRDLVVDGNDLALVMDLVRGTDLRTRLDREKRLAPEAAVAIVADVADGLAAAHAKGVVHRDVKPENILLDMQGPLGPGGSHPALLTDFGVAKLIDSPRRTRATKIIGTPDYLAPEIVEGLPPRASVDIYALATVLYELLAGFTPFGGGHPGAVLRRHVTETVVPLPGIPDELWQLIVQCLAKAPASRLRASELGVRLRELLPLLVGMPPLDVDEPDAEEEEEPDGEAPTAASDGDAASSGRPERRGAVPLVPGAKPADSNRDTHTSMRVPAPDELAGGARGTARVPRAAGAPRPGSARHRATTRRRRLAVGAAAVVLVAAAGVGVWAATSGDDAGASPQDTKNSAPASP, encoded by the coding sequence TTGGCACGGAAGATCGGCAGCCGGTACACCGCCAACCAGATCCTGGGGCGGGGCAGCGCCGGCACAGTGTGGCTGGGCGAGGGGCCCGAGGGGCCCGTCGCCGTCAAGCTGCTGCGCGAGGATCTCGCGTCCGACCAGGAGCTCGTGGGCCGCTTCGTCCAGGAGCGCACGGCCCTGCTCGGCCTGGAGCACCCCCACGTGGTCTCCGTACGCGACCTCGTGGTCGACGGCAACGACCTCGCGCTCGTCATGGACCTGGTCCGGGGGACGGATCTGCGCACCCGGCTCGACCGGGAGAAGCGGCTCGCGCCCGAGGCGGCGGTGGCGATCGTGGCCGATGTCGCGGACGGGCTGGCCGCGGCGCACGCCAAGGGGGTCGTGCACCGGGACGTGAAGCCGGAGAACATCCTGCTGGACATGCAGGGGCCGCTGGGCCCCGGAGGCTCGCATCCCGCTCTGCTGACCGATTTCGGTGTGGCGAAGCTGATCGACTCGCCGCGGCGGACCCGGGCCACGAAGATCATCGGGACGCCGGACTATCTGGCGCCGGAGATCGTCGAGGGGCTGCCGCCGCGGGCGTCCGTGGACATCTACGCCCTCGCGACCGTCCTGTACGAGCTGCTGGCCGGGTTCACGCCGTTCGGGGGCGGGCATCCGGGGGCGGTGCTGCGCCGGCATGTCACGGAGACGGTGGTTCCGCTTCCGGGTATCCCCGACGAGCTGTGGCAGCTGATCGTGCAGTGCCTGGCCAAGGCGCCGGCCTCTCGGCTGCGGGCGTCCGAGCTCGGGGTGCGACTGCGGGAGCTGTTGCCGTTGCTGGTCGGGATGCCGCCGTTGGACGTGGACGAGCCGGACGCGGAGGAAGAGGAGGAGCCGGACGGGGAGGCGCCGACGGCGGCTTCCGACGGCGACGCGGCGTCCTCCGGGCGGCCGGAGCGGCGGGGAGCCGTGCCGTTGGTGCCGGGCGCGAAGCCCGCCGACTCCAACCGGGACACGCACACGTCGATGCGGGTGCCGGCGCCCGATGAGCTGGCCGGGGGCGCGCGGGGGACCGCCCGGGTGCCTCGGGCCGCGGGTGCGCCCCGTCCGGGTTCGGCCCGGCATCGGGCGACCACGCGGCGGCGTCGGCTGGCCGTGGGGGCCGCTGCGGTGGTGCTCGTGGCCGCGGCGGGCGTCGGGGTGTGGGCCGCCACCTCGGGGGACGACGCGGGGGCGTCACCGCAGGACACGAAGAACTCGGCGCCCGCCTCACCATGA
- the ftsE gene encoding cell division ATP-binding protein FtsE: protein MIRFDNVSKVYPKQTRPALRDVSLEVEKGEFVFLVGSSGSGKSTFLRLVLREERTSQGQVHVLGKDLARLSNWKVPQMRRQLGTVFQDFRLLPNKTVAENVAFAQEVIGKSRGEIRKSVPQVLDLVGLGGKEDRMPGELSGGEQQRVAIARAFVNRPKLLIADEPTGNLDPQTSVGIMKLLDRINRTGTTVLMATHDQNIVDQMRKRVIELEKGRLVRDQARGVYGYQH from the coding sequence GTGATCCGATTCGACAACGTATCCAAGGTCTACCCCAAGCAGACCCGCCCCGCACTCAGGGATGTCTCCCTCGAAGTGGAGAAGGGCGAGTTCGTGTTCCTCGTCGGGTCCTCCGGCTCCGGAAAGTCCACCTTCCTGCGGCTGGTTCTCCGCGAGGAGCGGACCAGTCAGGGCCAGGTGCACGTCCTGGGCAAGGACCTCGCGCGCCTCTCCAACTGGAAGGTGCCGCAGATGCGCCGCCAGCTGGGGACGGTCTTCCAGGACTTCCGGCTCCTGCCGAACAAGACGGTGGCGGAGAACGTCGCCTTCGCGCAGGAGGTCATCGGCAAGTCCCGTGGCGAGATCCGCAAGTCCGTGCCGCAGGTGCTCGACCTCGTCGGGCTCGGCGGCAAGGAGGACCGGATGCCCGGCGAGCTGTCCGGCGGTGAGCAGCAGCGTGTGGCCATCGCGCGGGCCTTCGTCAACCGGCCCAAGCTGCTGATCGCCGACGAGCCCACCGGCAACCTCGACCCGCAGACCTCCGTCGGCATCATGAAGCTGCTCGACCGGATCAACCGGACGGGCACGACCGTGCTGATGGCGACCCACGACCAGAACATCGTGGACCAGATGCGCAAGCGCGTCATCGAGCTGGAGAAGGGCCGTCTCGTCCGCGACCAGGCACGCGGCGTCTACGGCTACCAGCACTGA
- a CDS encoding FHA domain-containing protein, which yields MQIRLTVVDPLGPPDRARGRAASCDVLVTAPVGTALAAVATALASAIPADGSTSRAGEAERGGGPVVLYADGERLDTQRATLGEPPLIDGAVLSLGAPAAPEPHPELDDAPTQLHVVAGPDAGGVHLLHGGQIHIGRSADADVPLDDPDVSRLHCAVTVAADGRVSVADLDSTNGTSLDGTRVGTRPVRFTPGALLRIGESVLRLSPSAGRRLGTEPDGEGHVRVTSGEAGLVAGSGGQEPGVTGARRGSETPAESGTAGYPSDAVQGRAAAGAREDGRGASGSASGQAERSPRARGRVSAGAASGRSAPSSDARPAEDSARTREGRGSSDTSPRSPTDRTHHTYGSAGWGASSGGPEGTGAQGHGPAEPPVVVPEQGGAPRIERRDGTDVGRPDIDDGLRGRDPGGDTHGGRSGIDSFEVTRTTAVPPPPATRQDLPSEPDAPATGRRKGTPLRGTDVPQGVRRRGGLSAWARRLAGGRSEQETPRPDEAYDEETAPVSAVPSATAPQAPEAWPDPAALLLTALGPGARLWERGPGHPEALTVRLGTADRAAPDGSGLLPAVPVTADLREAGALGLAGPRARLAGLARAVVAQLAALHAPETLEIVLISADRSRPARERTAEWSWLGWLPHVRPGHGQDCRLLLAHDREQAAARTDELLRRLDDHLSDAEAAPDRRTIPAARSGVPQDRLRTTARRPSWARDDVEDETSGGFPGPYTVVVVDGDPGGADLRKAVARLAAEGPRAGIHVVCLAETAPASPASPVTDTYEAACAVAPTFRECGAVGLLSGDVATALRLMRVARAGVPAQSGTEAGGTGAAPADNRPEPGRPATGTKAHPTGTRTGARTGSGADADTLHLTADPAPAPVGHGTVAAVDAVSAAWAERFARALAPLRTDGAAGGGHARVSSPLPQAARLLDELGLARATPPSLMTRWADAADDPESLGGRAWAVLGAGPRGPVCSDLVAEGPHLLIEGPAGSGRTELLRAVVASLAAAERPDRLSIVLMDGRDSVSAGGTPAEGLHVCTDVPHVTTHLAANDPVRMREFAQSLSAELKRRAELLGRSDFAEWHTGRELSGRMVAQRTAPARGTTGDPAAGDLDSPPSSTIRLRPAAARRRTETAPPLPRLVVIVDDLDALVSPPLGSPGRPAAGSVIRALEAVSREGERLGVHLVAATGPGGRTAESEAARRATLRVTLDAPATGPDEPAPGRGRLTWSDGRVTAFQAGRVTGRIPRTATLRPTVVPLEWERMGDPPTRRPVRELGNGPTDLALLASALERAAREVAAAEVPSLL from the coding sequence ATGCAGATCCGGCTGACCGTCGTAGACCCGCTGGGCCCGCCCGACCGGGCCCGGGGCCGCGCCGCGAGCTGCGACGTGCTGGTCACGGCTCCCGTCGGCACAGCGCTGGCCGCGGTGGCGACGGCACTCGCCTCGGCGATCCCGGCGGACGGGAGCACCTCCCGCGCGGGCGAAGCCGAGCGTGGGGGCGGTCCGGTCGTGCTGTACGCGGACGGGGAGCGGCTCGACACCCAGCGAGCCACCCTGGGCGAGCCACCGCTGATCGACGGCGCCGTGCTGTCCCTGGGCGCTCCCGCGGCCCCCGAGCCCCACCCCGAGCTCGACGACGCCCCCACCCAGCTCCACGTGGTCGCCGGCCCCGACGCCGGCGGCGTCCATCTGCTGCACGGCGGCCAGATCCACATCGGCCGCTCCGCCGACGCCGACGTCCCTCTGGACGACCCCGACGTCTCCCGCCTGCACTGCGCGGTCACGGTCGCCGCCGACGGCCGCGTCTCGGTGGCCGACCTCGACTCCACGAACGGCACGAGCCTGGACGGCACCCGCGTGGGCACGCGCCCGGTCCGGTTCACTCCGGGGGCACTACTGAGGATCGGTGAGTCGGTGCTCCGGCTGTCACCGAGCGCGGGGCGACGGCTCGGGACGGAACCTGACGGCGAGGGCCATGTGCGGGTGACGTCCGGCGAGGCCGGGCTCGTGGCAGGCAGCGGTGGTCAGGAGCCGGGCGTTACCGGGGCGCGCCGGGGCTCGGAGACCCCTGCGGAGTCCGGCACAGCCGGGTACCCGTCGGATGCGGTCCAGGGGCGCGCAGCGGCAGGAGCCCGCGAGGACGGCAGAGGTGCCTCCGGCTCGGCCTCCGGGCAGGCCGAGCGCTCGCCACGCGCGCGTGGCAGGGTGTCGGCAGGCGCCGCGTCCGGCAGGTCGGCGCCGTCCTCGGACGCGCGGCCGGCCGAGGACTCGGCACGCACGCGTGAAGGCCGTGGCAGTAGCGACACCTCCCCCCGGTCGCCCACCGACCGGACCCACCACACCTACGGCTCCGCGGGCTGGGGCGCCTCGAGCGGAGGCCCCGAGGGCACGGGAGCGCAGGGCCACGGCCCCGCAGAACCGCCGGTCGTCGTGCCGGAGCAGGGCGGTGCGCCCCGGATCGAGCGCCGGGACGGAACCGACGTCGGACGTCCGGACATCGACGACGGCCTCCGGGGCAGGGACCCCGGCGGGGACACCCACGGCGGCCGGTCCGGGATCGACTCCTTCGAAGTGACGCGCACCACCGCCGTCCCCCCGCCACCCGCGACCCGTCAGGACCTGCCGTCGGAACCCGACGCCCCCGCGACCGGCCGCCGCAAGGGCACCCCCCTGCGCGGAACCGACGTACCGCAAGGCGTGCGGCGCCGTGGTGGGCTGTCCGCGTGGGCCCGCCGCCTGGCCGGCGGGCGGAGCGAGCAGGAGACGCCCCGGCCGGACGAGGCGTACGACGAGGAGACCGCGCCCGTGAGCGCGGTTCCGTCGGCCACCGCGCCCCAGGCGCCCGAGGCCTGGCCGGACCCGGCGGCCCTGCTGCTGACGGCGCTGGGTCCCGGCGCGCGTCTGTGGGAGCGCGGGCCCGGGCATCCGGAGGCGCTCACCGTGCGGCTCGGCACCGCCGACCGTGCGGCGCCCGACGGCTCGGGGCTGCTGCCGGCCGTTCCGGTCACCGCGGATCTGCGCGAGGCCGGTGCACTGGGCCTCGCCGGTCCGCGCGCGCGCCTCGCCGGGCTGGCCCGCGCGGTGGTGGCCCAGCTCGCCGCCCTGCACGCGCCCGAGACCCTGGAGATCGTCCTGATCAGCGCGGACCGCTCCCGGCCCGCGCGGGAGCGCACCGCCGAGTGGTCCTGGCTCGGCTGGCTCCCCCATGTCCGCCCGGGTCACGGCCAGGACTGCCGCCTCCTGCTCGCCCATGACCGCGAGCAGGCAGCGGCCCGCACCGACGAACTTCTGCGGCGCCTGGACGACCACCTGTCCGACGCGGAGGCCGCACCGGACCGCAGGACGATCCCGGCCGCCCGCTCCGGCGTCCCGCAGGACCGGCTCCGCACCACCGCCCGACGGCCCTCCTGGGCCCGGGACGACGTGGAGGACGAGACGAGCGGCGGTTTCCCGGGCCCGTACACCGTGGTCGTGGTGGACGGCGACCCCGGGGGCGCGGACCTGCGCAAGGCGGTGGCGCGGCTGGCGGCGGAGGGCCCCCGGGCCGGCATCCACGTCGTGTGCCTGGCCGAGACGGCCCCGGCCTCCCCGGCGTCCCCGGTGACGGACACGTACGAGGCGGCGTGCGCGGTGGCCCCGACGTTCCGCGAGTGCGGCGCGGTCGGCCTGCTCAGCGGGGACGTGGCGACGGCACTGCGGCTGATGCGGGTGGCGCGGGCGGGGGTTCCCGCGCAGTCGGGCACCGAGGCCGGCGGCACCGGCGCGGCCCCTGCCGACAACCGCCCCGAGCCCGGACGCCCGGCCACCGGCACCAAGGCCCACCCCACCGGCACGCGCACCGGCGCTCGCACGGGCTCCGGCGCCGACGCCGACACTCTCCACCTCACCGCCGACCCCGCGCCCGCTCCCGTCGGCCACGGCACCGTCGCCGCCGTGGACGCCGTCTCCGCGGCCTGGGCCGAGCGGTTCGCGCGCGCACTGGCGCCGTTGCGTACGGACGGCGCCGCCGGTGGGGGGCACGCGCGCGTGTCCTCGCCGTTGCCCCAAGCGGCGCGGCTGCTGGACGAGTTGGGGCTGGCCCGGGCCACCCCGCCGTCGCTGATGACACGCTGGGCGGACGCGGCCGACGACCCGGAGTCGCTCGGCGGCCGGGCGTGGGCGGTGCTGGGGGCCGGACCGCGCGGCCCGGTCTGCTCCGACCTCGTGGCCGAGGGCCCGCACCTGCTGATCGAGGGCCCCGCGGGCAGCGGCCGTACGGAACTGCTGCGGGCGGTCGTCGCCTCGCTGGCCGCGGCCGAGCGCCCCGACCGCCTGAGCATCGTCCTGATGGACGGCCGGGACAGCGTGAGCGCCGGGGGTACGCCCGCCGAGGGCCTGCATGTGTGCACGGACGTGCCGCATGTGACCACCCACCTCGCCGCCAACGACCCGGTCCGCATGCGGGAGTTCGCCCAGTCCCTGAGCGCCGAGCTGAAGCGGCGAGCGGAGCTGCTCGGCCGCTCCGACTTCGCGGAGTGGCACACCGGCAGGGAGCTGTCGGGCCGTATGGTCGCCCAGCGCACGGCACCCGCGCGGGGCACGACGGGCGACCCGGCCGCCGGTGACCTGGACTCCCCGCCCAGCTCCACGATCCGGCTGCGTCCGGCGGCGGCCCGCCGCCGGACGGAGACGGCACCCCCGCTCCCCCGGCTGGTCGTGATCGTGGACGACCTGGACGCTCTGGTCTCCCCGCCCCTGGGCTCCCCCGGCAGGCCGGCCGCCGGCTCCGTCATACGCGCGCTGGAGGCGGTGTCCCGCGAGGGCGAGCGCCTGGGCGTCCACCTGGTGGCCGCGACCGGCCCGGGCGGCCGTACGGCGGAGTCGGAAGCGGCCCGCCGGGCCACCCTCCGCGTCACCCTGGACGCCCCGGCCACCGGGCCGGACGAACCGGCTCCCGGCCGCGGCCGACTCACCTGGTCCGACGGCCGGGTCACGGCCTTCCAGGCCGGCCGGGTCACCGGCCGCATCCCCCGCACGGCAACCCTCCGCCCCACGGTCGTCCCCCTGGAATGGGAACGCATGGGCGACCCCCCAACGCGCCGCCCGGTCCGGGAACTTGGCAACGGCCCGACGGATCTGGCCCTGCTGGCCAGTGCATTGGAACGGGCAGCGAGGGAAGTCGCAGCAGCAGAGGTCCCGTCGCTGCTCTAG
- a CDS encoding S41 family peptidase, with translation MSGRDLFCQPRRIRRGAALTLVFASVLVAGAATGSFTETDRGDRKSSSDAARSAAPAGHHEDVAEAAEEAVADGTSPMEAAERAVSRSGDRWGAVYSRGEYEEFEEALDGQYTGVGLWARRERDGRIEVTRVSSDSPAASAGIRKGDQLRSVDGEKVDGHPVTEVVSLLRGDATDAAAGTTVRLGLERGTRAWTKTVRRARLSTDSVTVRELAGGITVIKIDSFTKGVGGQVRDAVREAPADGGIVLDLRGNSGGLVTEAVTTASVFLDGGLVATYDVDGSQQALHAEPGGDTTRALVALVDGGTMSAAELLTGALQDRGRAVVVGSRTFGKGSVQMPSRLPDGAVAELTVGHYRTPSGRGVDGRGITPDLEADDRALQQAETVLGGLGDAD, from the coding sequence ATGTCAGGCCGAGACCTGTTCTGTCAGCCCCGCCGCATCCGCCGCGGGGCGGCCCTGACATTGGTGTTCGCGAGCGTGCTGGTGGCCGGCGCGGCGACCGGTTCCTTTACCGAGACCGACCGCGGCGACCGGAAGTCCTCGTCGGACGCGGCCCGTTCGGCCGCTCCCGCGGGTCACCACGAGGACGTGGCGGAGGCGGCCGAGGAGGCCGTGGCCGACGGCACGTCCCCCATGGAGGCCGCCGAGCGTGCCGTCAGCCGCAGCGGTGACCGCTGGGGGGCCGTCTACTCCCGGGGCGAGTACGAGGAGTTCGAGGAAGCCCTCGACGGCCAGTACACCGGCGTCGGGCTGTGGGCGCGGCGCGAGCGGGACGGCCGTATCGAAGTGACCAGGGTGAGCTCGGACTCGCCCGCGGCGTCCGCCGGGATCCGCAAGGGCGACCAACTGCGCAGCGTCGACGGGGAGAAGGTCGACGGGCATCCGGTCACCGAGGTGGTCTCCCTGCTGCGCGGCGACGCCACGGACGCGGCCGCCGGTACGACGGTCCGGCTGGGCCTCGAGCGCGGCACGCGCGCGTGGACGAAGACCGTCCGGCGTGCCCGTCTGTCCACGGACTCGGTCACCGTTCGAGAACTCGCCGGCGGGATCACCGTCATCAAGATCGACTCGTTCACGAAGGGCGTCGGAGGCCAGGTCCGGGACGCCGTGCGGGAGGCCCCGGCCGACGGGGGGATCGTTCTCGACCTGCGCGGGAACTCCGGTGGGCTGGTCACCGAGGCCGTGACCACGGCGTCCGTCTTCCTCGACGGGGGGCTGGTCGCGACGTACGACGTCGACGGATCGCAGCAGGCGCTGCACGCGGAGCCCGGCGGGGACACGACCCGGGCGCTGGTCGCTCTTGTCGACGGCGGGACGATGAGTGCGGCGGAGCTTCTCACCGGGGCGCTCCAGGACCGGGGGCGGGCCGTGGTCGTGGGGTCCCGCACCTTCGGCAAGGGGTCGGTGCAGATGCCCAGCCGGCTGCCGGACGGGGCCGTGGCCGAGCTGACCGTGGGCCACTACAGGACTCCGTCGGGGCGGGGCGTCGACGGGCGGGGGATCACGCCTGACCTTGAGGCGGACGATCGGGCTCTTCAGCAGGCCGAGACCGTTCTCGGGGGACTGGGAGACGCGGACTGA